In Deltaproteobacteria bacterium, the sequence TGGCGCTCGAGTCGTGCCAGCGCCGCGGCGACGCGCTGCGCTGCAGCTGGTTGCCGGCTGCGTCGACGCCGGCCGCGGCGGCGCCCACGAAGCGGGCGCGACGGGCCCGGCTGCGGTAGAACTCGAAGCCGATGTTCACCGGACTCGTGCGCACCGTCGGTACCGTCGTGGCGGTGACCGAGGTCAGCTCTGGCCGTCGGCTCGCCATCGAAGCCGAACTGCCGCCCGCCGATCTCGAACTCGGCGCCAGCGTGTGCTGTGCGGGCGTCTGCCTCACGGTGGTGGCGTCGCGGCCTCGTCACTTCGAGGTCGAGGTCGCGTTCGAGAGCCTGCGGCGCACCAGCATCGGTCGCTGGCAACGCGGCCAGCGCATCAACCTCGAGCCCTCGCTGCGGGTCGGCGATGCCCTCGGCGGGCACCTCGTGAGCGGCCACGTCGATGCCGTCGCGAGCGTGCGCAGCGTGACCGCGCGGGGCGATGCCCGCGAGCTCTGGATCGACCTGCCGCGCGAGCTCGCGCCGTTGGTCGCCGCCAAGGGCTCGGTGTGCCTCGACGGCACCAGCCTCACCGTCAACGACATCGACGCCCGGGGCTTCATGATCGGCCTGGTGCCACACACGCTGGCGGTGACCACGTGGGGACGCACGGCGGTCGGTGACGCCATCAACCTCGAGGTCGACGTGCTGGCACGCTACGTCGCGCGCCTGCTGGAGGCCCGTGGCGATGGCGTGACGATGGGCTTGCTGCGCGACGCCGGACTGCTCGCCGATGCGGGGGTGCGGTCGTGACGGCCATTGCCGCGGTCGAAGCCGCCATCGCCCGCGTCCGCGCGGGCGGCATGGTCATCATGGTCGACGACCAGGATCGCGAGAACGAGGGCGACCTCGTGATCGCGGCCGAACACTGTCGGCCCGAGGACGTCAACTTCATGTGCGTGCACGGTCGCGGGCTGGTGTGCCTGGCGCTGACCGCCGAGCGCGTGGCCGCGCTGCAGCTGCCCATGATGGTCCGCACCCACGCCGCCGACATGGGCACCGCGTTCACGGTGTCGATCGAGGCCCGCGAGGGCGTGACGACGGGTATCAGCGCCGCCGATCGAGCTCGCACGATCCGCGTCGCCGCCGATCCGACCCAGGGGCCCGACGCGGTGGTGAGTCCGGGCCACATGTTCCCGCTGCGTGCGCAGCCCGGCGGCGTGCTCGTGCGATCGGGCCACACCGAGGGCGCCGTCGACCTCGCGCGGCTGGCTGGACTCGTGCCCGCCGGTGTCATCTGCGAGATCATGCGCGACGACGGCGAGATGGCGCGCATGGACGACCTCGAGCGCTTCGCCACGCGCCACGATCTGCCGATCCTCGCGATCGCCGATCTCATCGAGTACCGCCTGCAGCGCGAGACCCTGGTCGAGGAGGTCGCCCACGCGCCGCTGGCCTCGGCGGCGTTGGGGCTGTCGCCCTCGCAGGGCTGGACCATGCGGACCTTCCGCTCGACGGTGCGTCCGCAGGTCTACTACGTCGCGATGTGCAAGGGGGCGATCGCGGGCGATCAGCCGACCTTGGTGCGGGCGCAGCGGGCCCGCGTGCTCGGCGACGTGTTCGGCTTCGGCGAGGACAGCGGTCGTCGCATCCGCGCCGCGCTGCGCCAGATCGATCGCGCCGGCGCCGGCGTGTTCCTCTACGTGGTCGCCGCCGGCAGCATGGAGCTCGACGGCGTGACCGATGCGCCGCCGGCGGGGGCCGAGGGCGGGCAGGGCGAGTTCCGCCAGTTCGGCCTCGGTGCGCAGGTGCTCGCGCGGCTGGGCCTGCACCGCATCCGCGTCATCACCGACAACCCCCGCAAGATCGTCGGCCTGCGCGGCTTCGGCATCGAGGTCGAAGGCACCGTGCCGATGGAGGACCCGGCGTGAGCGTGCCCCACGGTGGTCCGACCCGCGTGCTGCTGTGCGTCGCGGGCGGCATCGCGGCTTACAAGGCACCCGAGCTGGTGCGGGCGTTCATCGCCCGCGGCTGCGAGGTGCAGTGCGTGACCACGCCCGCGGCCAAGGCGTTCGTCACCGAGCTCTCGCTCGCGACGGTCAGCAAGCGGCCGGTCCGCGCCGCGGTGGTCGACGCCGCCGAGGAGGGCCACGTCGGCCACATCGAGCTCGCCGACTGGGCCGACGTGGTGGTCGTGGCCCCGGCGACTGCCGACGTGCTGGCCCGTGCGGCCGCGGGCATGGCCGACGATCTGGTCACGGTCGTACTGCTCGCCACGCGGGCCCCCGTCGTCTACGCCCCGGCGATGAACAGCAACATGTGGCAGCACGCGGCCACGGTCGCCAACCTCGCGACGCTCGCGGCCCGCGGGGCGAGCTTCGTGGGGCCCGATCGCGGCGAGCTGGCCTGTGGCTGGATCGGCGCCGGTCGGATGATCGACCCGCCACTGTTGGTGGACGGGGTGCTGCAGCAGCTCGCACGTGATCGCGACCTCGCGGGCCTACGCCTGCTGGTCTCGGCCGGGCCCACGCGTGCGTACCTCGATCCGGTGCGCTTCCTGACCAACGCCTCCACCGGTGCGATGGGCTTCGCGCTCGCCGAGGCCGCCGCTGCACGCGGGGCCGACGTCACGCTGGTCGCCGGTCCCGTGCAGCGCGCGACGCCGCCGGGCGTGACGCGGATCGACATCGACACCGCCGTGGCGCTGCATCGCGAGATGGATCGTTCGCTGCGCGAGGCGCCGGCCCAGCTGGTGGCGATG encodes:
- a CDS encoding riboflavin synthase, which encodes MFTGLVRTVGTVVAVTEVSSGRRLAIEAELPPADLELGASVCCAGVCLTVVASRPRHFEVEVAFESLRRTSIGRWQRGQRINLEPSLRVGDALGGHLVSGHVDAVASVRSVTARGDARELWIDLPRELAPLVAAKGSVCLDGTSLTVNDIDARGFMIGLVPHTLAVTTWGRTAVGDAINLEVDVLARYVARLLEARGDGVTMGLLRDAGLLADAGVRS
- the ribB gene encoding 3,4-dihydroxy-2-butanone-4-phosphate synthase → MVIMVDDQDRENEGDLVIAAEHCRPEDVNFMCVHGRGLVCLALTAERVAALQLPMMVRTHAADMGTAFTVSIEAREGVTTGISAADRARTIRVAADPTQGPDAVVSPGHMFPLRAQPGGVLVRSGHTEGAVDLARLAGLVPAGVICEIMRDDGEMARMDDLERFATRHDLPILAIADLIEYRLQRETLVEEVAHAPLASAALGLSPSQGWTMRTFRSTVRPQVYYVAMCKGAIAGDQPTLVRAQRARVLGDVFGFGEDSGRRIRAALRQIDRAGAGVFLYVVAAGSMELDGVTDAPPAGAEGGQGEFRQFGLGAQVLARLGLHRIRVITDNPRKIVGLRGFGIEVEGTVPMEDPA
- the coaBC gene encoding bifunctional phosphopantothenoylcysteine decarboxylase/phosphopantothenate--cysteine ligase CoaBC gives rise to the protein MSVPHGGPTRVLLCVAGGIAAYKAPELVRAFIARGCEVQCVTTPAAKAFVTELSLATVSKRPVRAAVVDAAEEGHVGHIELADWADVVVVAPATADVLARAAAGMADDLVTVVLLATRAPVVYAPAMNSNMWQHAATVANLATLAARGASFVGPDRGELACGWIGAGRMIDPPLLVDGVLQQLARDRDLAGLRLLVSAGPTRAYLDPVRFLTNASTGAMGFALAEAAAARGADVTLVAGPVQRATPPGVTRIDIDTAVALHREMDRSLREAPAQLVAMVAAVADVAPRVESAGKLDKPALLDRLGASPWVEGIDVLAQLCADHRAHALMLGFAAQTADADADVDQVRDGLLAAARAKLAAKRAHAFFVNRVGVPDTGFATETNAGWLIREGHDDAADSGPPRPKLALAHWLLDELRGAWPRGSV